From Streptomyces sp. HUAS MG91, the proteins below share one genomic window:
- the corA gene encoding magnesium/cobalt transporter CorA has product MIVDCAVYREGRRVEGPEDPKDLSDALEAARASDDAFMWIGLHEATEAEFDTVTEEFGLHPLAVEDALKAHQRPKLEVYDDSLFVVLKPVVYEPESDKVSSGEVMLFLGDSFVVTVRHGEGTPLTTVRQRLEHEPAFLRHGPTAVLYAVADATVDHYLDVATELQTDLEELEAEVFSPDGGGSRDTASRIYAFKRQILEFRRATGPLALPMARLAGIGPFPTAVPFVAEDARPFFRDVHDHLTRVNESVDGLDRLVTDILSAHLAQMGVRQNDDMRKISAWAAMAAVPTMIAGIYGMNFDHMPELHWMWSYPAVIVLMAVLETVLYRMFKRRGWL; this is encoded by the coding sequence ATGATCGTCGACTGTGCCGTCTACCGGGAGGGGCGCCGCGTCGAGGGCCCGGAGGATCCTAAGGATCTGTCCGACGCGCTCGAGGCGGCGCGGGCCTCCGACGACGCCTTCATGTGGATCGGGCTGCACGAGGCCACGGAGGCCGAGTTCGACACGGTGACCGAGGAGTTCGGGCTGCACCCGCTGGCCGTCGAGGACGCCCTGAAGGCGCATCAGCGGCCGAAGCTGGAGGTCTACGACGACTCGCTGTTCGTGGTCCTCAAGCCGGTCGTGTACGAGCCGGAGAGCGACAAGGTGTCCTCGGGCGAGGTGATGCTGTTCCTGGGCGACTCGTTCGTGGTGACCGTGCGGCACGGCGAGGGGACGCCCCTGACGACCGTACGGCAGCGTCTGGAGCACGAGCCCGCCTTCCTGCGGCACGGTCCGACCGCGGTGCTGTACGCGGTCGCGGACGCCACGGTCGACCACTACCTGGACGTCGCGACCGAGTTGCAGACCGACCTGGAGGAGCTGGAGGCCGAGGTCTTCTCGCCGGACGGCGGCGGCTCCCGGGACACGGCGTCGCGGATCTACGCCTTCAAGCGGCAGATCCTGGAGTTCCGCCGGGCCACCGGCCCGCTGGCGCTGCCGATGGCCCGGCTCGCGGGGATCGGCCCGTTCCCCACGGCCGTGCCGTTCGTCGCCGAGGACGCGCGGCCGTTCTTCCGTGACGTGCACGACCACCTCACGAGGGTCAACGAGTCCGTGGACGGCCTGGACCGGCTGGTGACGGACATCCTGTCCGCGCACCTGGCGCAGATGGGCGTGCGGCAGAACGACGACATGCGGAAGATCTCGGCGTGGGCGGCGATGGCCGCGGTGCCCACGATGATCGCGGGCATCTACGGCATGAACTTCGACCACATGCCCGAGCTGCACTGGATGTGGTCGTATCCGGCGGTGATCGTGCTGATGGCCGTCCTGGAGACGGTGCTGTACCGGATGTTCAAGCGGCGCGGCTGGCTGTGA
- the chpH gene encoding chaplin ChpH has protein sequence MIKKVVAAAAATGGLVLAGAGMAVADSGAQGAAVHSPGVLSGNVIQAPIHIPVNVCGNTVSVIGLLNPAFGNTCVNS, from the coding sequence ATGATCAAGAAGGTCGTCGCTGCTGCGGCTGCCACTGGTGGTCTCGTTCTCGCGGGTGCGGGCATGGCCGTCGCCGACTCCGGTGCCCAGGGTGCTGCCGTGCACTCCCCCGGCGTGCTCTCGGGCAACGTCATCCAGGCGCCCATCCACATTCCGGTGAACGTCTGCGGCAACACGGTCTCCGTGATCGGGCTGCTGAACCCCGCCTTCGGCAACACCTGCGTCAACAGCTGA
- a CDS encoding ferritin-like domain-containing protein — MLSAKSLFQEILDNDDSFRLFCSIAAGGEAQGGWENGRIAALVPESERALAPKIARHGADEDKHGRIFNALLKKRGLTPVPVPDETDYTMLLERHGIGLSHERLEREEPLSVRDIVTYLAHSRVTEQRASEQMKLLRKHFAGHPDIGRAVKMISNDEDNHLAYCHEELLRLAHAGHGRTIQRVLRECALAEIAVYRDVSLAVMDHMGRVLGWSAPKAGVLAAGIRAVYAYERLGGWRRMVSLSMPRRRDALGGPATTSVEFA, encoded by the coding sequence ATGCTGTCGGCCAAGAGCCTGTTCCAGGAGATTCTCGACAACGACGATTCGTTCCGGCTGTTCTGCTCCATCGCCGCCGGCGGCGAGGCGCAGGGCGGCTGGGAGAACGGCCGGATCGCCGCCCTCGTCCCGGAGAGCGAGCGGGCCCTCGCGCCGAAGATCGCCCGGCACGGCGCCGACGAGGACAAGCACGGGCGGATCTTCAACGCCCTGCTGAAGAAGCGCGGTCTGACCCCGGTGCCGGTCCCGGACGAGACCGACTACACGATGCTCCTGGAGCGGCACGGCATCGGGCTGTCGCACGAGCGACTGGAGCGCGAGGAGCCGCTGTCCGTACGGGACATCGTCACGTACCTCGCCCACAGCCGCGTCACCGAACAGCGCGCCTCCGAGCAGATGAAGCTGCTGCGCAAGCACTTCGCCGGCCACCCCGACATCGGCCGCGCGGTCAAGATGATCTCCAACGACGAGGACAACCACCTCGCCTACTGCCACGAGGAACTGCTGCGCCTCGCCCACGCGGGCCACGGCCGCACCATCCAGCGCGTCCTGCGGGAGTGTGCCCTCGCCGAGATCGCCGTCTACCGCGACGTGAGCCTCGCCGTCATGGACCACATGGGCCGCGTTCTCGGCTGGTCCGCCCCGAAGGCCGGGGTGCTCGCCGCCGGTATCCGCGCCGTGTACGCGTACGAGCGGCTCGGCGGCTGGCGGCGGATGGTCTCCCTGTCGATGCCGCGGCGGCGCGACGCCCTCGGCGGTCCCGCGACCACCTCCGTCGAGTTCGCGTGA
- a CDS encoding aldo/keto reductase, with translation MEQRHLGRTGLRVSRIGLGTLTWGRDTDEHDAADLLKTFWEAGGSLVDTADVYGDGESEYLLGRLVEGLVPRRDLVISTKAGSVPDPDRRFDGSRGHLLAALDASLARLATDYVDLWQIHAYDTDTPLEETLQALDIAVSSGRARYAGVSNFCGWQLAKAGTWQLAAPGTRTRIASTQMEYSLLQRGVEREVLPAALDLGIGLLPSSPLGRGVLTGKYRGGTPADSRGGSDHMAPFVAPYLDEAAGHIVDAVSIAADGLAVTPLQVALAWVRDRPGVTAPIIGARNAQQLTAALSVEALSLPDEICQALDDVSAPVHRYPDQDWSTL, from the coding sequence ATGGAGCAGAGGCATCTCGGCCGTACCGGCCTGCGTGTGTCCCGGATCGGGCTCGGCACCCTGACGTGGGGCCGTGACACGGACGAGCACGACGCCGCCGACCTGTTGAAGACCTTCTGGGAGGCGGGCGGCTCGCTCGTCGACACGGCCGACGTGTACGGGGACGGCGAGTCCGAGTATCTGCTCGGCCGCCTCGTCGAGGGCCTGGTCCCCCGCCGCGACCTGGTCATCTCCACCAAGGCGGGCAGTGTGCCCGACCCGGACCGGCGCTTCGACGGCTCGCGCGGCCATCTGCTCGCCGCGCTCGACGCCTCGCTCGCCCGGCTCGCCACCGACTACGTCGACCTCTGGCAGATTCACGCCTACGACACCGACACCCCGCTCGAGGAGACCCTCCAGGCCCTCGACATCGCTGTCAGCAGCGGGCGGGCGCGCTATGCGGGGGTGTCCAACTTCTGCGGGTGGCAGCTGGCCAAGGCGGGCACCTGGCAGCTCGCGGCGCCGGGCACCCGGACCCGTATCGCCAGTACGCAGATGGAGTACTCGCTGTTGCAGCGCGGCGTGGAGCGGGAGGTGCTGCCGGCCGCCCTGGACCTGGGCATCGGGCTGCTGCCGTCGTCGCCGCTCGGGCGCGGGGTGCTGACCGGGAAGTACCGGGGCGGCACCCCGGCGGACTCGCGCGGCGGCTCCGACCACATGGCGCCCTTCGTCGCCCCGTACCTGGACGAGGCCGCGGGGCACATCGTGGACGCGGTCTCCATAGCGGCGGACGGGCTCGCCGTGACCCCGCTCCAGGTCGCCCTGGCCTGGGTCAGGGACCGGCCAGGCGTGACCGCGCCGATCATCGGCGCGCGCAACGCCCAGCAGCTCACGGCGGCATTGTCAGTGGAGGCCCTTAGTCTTCCTGACGAGATCTGCCAGGCGCTCGACGACGTGTCGGCGCCCGTGCACCGCTATCCCGATCAGGACTGGAGCACGTTGTGA
- a CDS encoding histidine phosphatase family protein → MPTLILVRHGRSTANTAGLLAGWTPGVALDERGSAQAATLPERLKDLPLAEIVSSPLQRCRETVAPLLAARPGLTVHTDDRIGECDYGDWSGRKLAELADEPLMQVVQQHPTAAAFPGGESMRQMQHRAAEAVREWNARVEREHGADAVYVMCSHGDIIKSLVADALGLHLDLFQRISVEPCSITAIRYTRLRPFLVRLGDTGDFGSLAPREQPQGPDAPVGGGAGAP, encoded by the coding sequence ATGCCCACGCTGATCCTCGTCCGCCACGGACGTTCCACCGCCAACACCGCGGGTCTGCTCGCCGGGTGGACGCCCGGCGTGGCCCTCGACGAGCGCGGCAGCGCGCAGGCCGCCACGCTGCCCGAGCGCCTGAAGGACCTGCCGCTCGCGGAGATCGTCAGCAGCCCGCTCCAGCGCTGCCGGGAGACCGTCGCCCCGCTGCTCGCCGCGCGGCCCGGACTCACCGTGCACACCGACGACCGGATCGGCGAGTGCGACTACGGCGACTGGTCGGGCCGCAAGCTGGCCGAACTCGCCGACGAACCGCTCATGCAGGTCGTCCAGCAGCACCCGACCGCCGCCGCCTTCCCCGGCGGCGAGTCCATGCGGCAGATGCAGCACCGGGCGGCGGAGGCGGTGCGGGAGTGGAACGCGCGCGTGGAGCGCGAGCACGGCGCGGACGCCGTGTACGTCATGTGCTCGCACGGCGACATCATCAAGTCCCTCGTGGCGGACGCTCTCGGGCTGCATCTCGACCTCTTTCAGCGGATCTCTGTGGAACCGTGTTCCATCACAGCGATCCGTTACACCCGCCTGCGCCCCTTTCTCGTACGCCTCGGAGACACCGGCGACTTCGGCTCGCTCGCCCCGCGCGAGCAGCCTCAGGGGCCCGATGCGCCCGTCGGGGGCGGCGCTGGCGCACCGTGA
- a CDS encoding helix-hairpin-helix domain-containing protein translates to MSTESAAAENESGPGPDAGPDTEASVEAVEATGAAADGTETAGTEEAAAQPSEAEAELAAQRELRERIAERKAAKEGPIAAGTKLSGTAADLLAAVRAVESGEKPATTVFAKPDPEPAPRPSAAAPEQRPRTPAAPPAPTVDAGPDADTVAAVRAVLVEGGAPDTLAAAAATALGEGAEDLLREDPWQLLRVSGVRPEQADGFARALLGAECGPEDERRGRAVTVWLLEQAAVAGHTVLDLPVLLDALGKRGVPDPEEAVQSAAAEGDAILFQDPVEDAPAPEPAEDGEEEAERPVRILVGLERYALAEESLADGLARIINSAPKDGDSAGADWEAAAAAASGTAAELIRAAAAHRLVLHTGGEAARAEPAALASAAAGLGLRVCVAAHSADGRRRAAALLGDDAPESATATVEGLLTQTQGPGRDADGALAVDLLVVLDAPQLDVDAAAMLVELLADGTCLVLSGDPGVLWSAGPGRVFADLLAAGICPRPASRTPDFGPIGELVSGIGIGELNQVEAPGKEVVIVPVRDGAEAVHRTVQLVADSVPRAIGVPAEETQVITPGHAGAAGTRALNAALKERLNPGPGRFGGFDPGDRVVQVTGPGRIRPGRVVGADAEGLRLVCDGEPVLVPKEQVERAVRHGWAVTGHQAAGLRWGAAVVVLPGDAAAGLSRPWVYTAFGRGERHLSVVHGVDAALARAVAEVAGKPRTTRLQRLVRAQVPGA, encoded by the coding sequence GTGAGTACGGAGTCCGCTGCCGCGGAGAACGAGTCAGGGCCGGGCCCCGACGCCGGGCCGGACACGGAGGCATCCGTCGAGGCGGTCGAGGCGACCGGAGCGGCCGCGGACGGGACCGAGACGGCCGGCACCGAGGAGGCCGCGGCCCAGCCGTCCGAGGCCGAGGCCGAGCTGGCCGCGCAGCGGGAGCTGCGGGAGCGCATCGCGGAGCGCAAGGCCGCCAAGGAAGGCCCCATCGCCGCCGGTACGAAGCTCAGCGGCACGGCCGCCGATCTGCTCGCCGCCGTACGTGCCGTGGAGAGCGGCGAGAAGCCGGCCACCACCGTGTTCGCGAAGCCGGACCCGGAGCCCGCGCCGCGCCCGTCCGCCGCCGCTCCCGAGCAGCGGCCCAGAACACCCGCCGCGCCCCCCGCGCCGACCGTGGACGCCGGGCCCGACGCCGACACGGTGGCCGCCGTGCGCGCCGTGCTCGTCGAGGGCGGGGCGCCCGACACGCTCGCGGCGGCGGCCGCCACGGCGCTCGGCGAGGGCGCCGAGGACCTGCTGCGTGAGGATCCCTGGCAGCTGCTGCGGGTGAGCGGGGTGCGCCCGGAGCAGGCCGACGGCTTCGCGCGGGCGCTGCTCGGCGCCGAGTGCGGCCCCGAGGACGAGCGGCGCGGCCGCGCGGTCACCGTGTGGCTGCTCGAACAGGCGGCGGTCGCCGGGCACACGGTCCTGGATCTGCCGGTGCTCCTCGACGCGCTCGGCAAGCGCGGGGTGCCCGATCCGGAGGAGGCCGTGCAGAGCGCCGCCGCGGAGGGCGACGCGATCCTGTTCCAGGACCCCGTCGAGGACGCGCCCGCGCCCGAACCGGCGGAGGACGGCGAGGAGGAGGCCGAGCGGCCGGTGCGGATCCTCGTCGGGCTCGAGCGGTACGCGCTCGCCGAGGAGAGCCTCGCCGACGGCCTCGCCCGGATCATCAACTCCGCGCCCAAGGACGGCGACTCCGCCGGTGCCGACTGGGAGGCGGCGGCCGCCGCCGCTTCCGGTACGGCGGCCGAGCTGATCCGGGCCGCCGCCGCGCACCGGCTGGTGCTGCACACCGGCGGCGAGGCCGCCCGCGCCGAGCCCGCCGCGCTGGCCTCGGCGGCGGCCGGTCTCGGGCTGCGGGTGTGCGTGGCCGCCCACAGCGCGGACGGGCGCCGCCGGGCCGCCGCGCTGCTCGGCGACGACGCGCCGGAGTCGGCGACGGCCACCGTCGAGGGGCTGCTCACCCAGACGCAGGGCCCCGGCCGGGACGCCGACGGCGCGCTCGCGGTCGATCTCCTGGTCGTCCTGGACGCGCCGCAGCTGGACGTGGACGCGGCCGCGATGCTCGTGGAGCTGCTGGCCGACGGCACCTGTCTGGTGCTCAGCGGTGATCCGGGAGTGCTCTGGTCGGCGGGGCCCGGGCGGGTCTTCGCGGATCTGCTGGCCGCCGGGATCTGCCCGCGCCCGGCCTCCCGGACGCCGGACTTCGGGCCGATCGGCGAGCTGGTCTCGGGCATCGGCATCGGTGAGCTGAACCAGGTGGAGGCGCCCGGCAAGGAGGTCGTGATCGTGCCGGTGCGGGACGGCGCCGAGGCGGTCCACCGCACCGTGCAGCTCGTCGCCGACTCGGTGCCGCGGGCCATCGGGGTGCCCGCCGAGGAGACCCAGGTGATCACTCCGGGACATGCGGGCGCGGCGGGGACGCGGGCGCTGAACGCGGCGCTGAAGGAGCGGCTGAATCCGGGGCCCGGGCGGTTCGGGGGGTTCGACCCCGGGGACCGGGTCGTGCAGGTCACCGGTCCGGGGCGGATCAGGCCCGGGCGGGTGGTCGGGGCCGATGCCGAGGGGCTGCGGCTCGTGTGTGACGGGGAGCCCGTGCTCGTACCGAAGGAGCAGGTGGAGCGGGCTGTGCGGCACGGGTGGGCGGTGACCGGGCACCAGGCCGCGGGGCTGCGGTGGGGGGCCGCGGTCGTGGTGCTGCCCGGGGACGCGGCGGCGGGTTTGAGCCGGCCCTGGGTGTACACGGCGTTCGGGCGCGGGGAGCGGCATCTGTCCGTGGTGCACGGGGTGGATGCCGCGTTGGCCCGGGCCGTCGCGGAGGTCGCGGGCAAGCCGCGGACGACCCGGTTGCAGCGGTTGGTCCGGGCGCAGGTGCCGGGCGCTTAG
- a CDS encoding LLM class F420-dependent oxidoreductase, with amino-acid sequence MKLGINLGYWGLGMDTDNLAVAKEADRLGYAVCWAAEAYGSDTVTVLSYVAAQTERIDVGSAIMQIPARQPTMTAMTASTLDTLSGGRFRLGLGVSGPQVSEGWYGVKFDKPLARTREYVDIMRKAMSRERVSYEGAHWTLPLPDGPGKSLKLTVHPKREHIPLYIAAIGPKNLEQTGEIADGALLIFPSAEHLEDTAISYLRAGREKAGRTMEGFDVCPTVPIAVGPESGDKDISALADQFRPYTALYVGGMGSAKQNFYNQLAQRMGYEKEAAEIQEKYLSGDKDGAAAAIPQKLIDSTTLLGSVDRIADRMRQYAEAGVTTLTLSPAGFTLDERLASLRAGVEAVERAGLA; translated from the coding sequence ATGAAGCTCGGCATCAATCTCGGGTACTGGGGCCTGGGGATGGACACCGACAACCTCGCCGTCGCCAAGGAGGCCGACCGGCTCGGCTACGCGGTCTGCTGGGCGGCCGAGGCGTACGGCTCCGACACCGTGACCGTGCTCAGCTACGTCGCCGCGCAGACCGAGCGCATCGACGTCGGCTCGGCCATCATGCAGATCCCGGCCCGCCAGCCCACCATGACGGCGATGACCGCCTCGACCCTGGACACGCTCTCCGGCGGCCGCTTCCGGCTCGGCCTCGGCGTCTCCGGGCCGCAGGTCTCCGAGGGCTGGTACGGCGTGAAGTTCGACAAGCCGCTGGCCCGCACGCGCGAGTACGTCGACATCATGCGCAAGGCCATGAGCCGCGAGCGGGTCTCCTACGAGGGCGCGCACTGGACCCTGCCGCTGCCGGACGGGCCGGGCAAGTCCCTGAAGCTCACCGTGCACCCCAAGCGCGAGCACATCCCGCTCTACATCGCCGCGATCGGCCCGAAGAACCTGGAGCAGACCGGCGAGATCGCCGACGGCGCCCTGCTGATCTTCCCGTCCGCCGAGCACCTGGAGGACACCGCGATCTCGTACCTGCGCGCGGGCCGGGAGAAGGCCGGCCGGACGATGGAGGGCTTCGACGTCTGCCCGACCGTGCCGATCGCCGTGGGCCCGGAGAGCGGGGACAAGGACATCTCCGCGCTCGCCGACCAGTTCCGTCCCTACACCGCGCTCTACGTCGGCGGCATGGGCAGCGCCAAGCAGAACTTCTACAACCAGCTCGCGCAGCGCATGGGGTACGAGAAGGAGGCCGCCGAGATCCAGGAGAAGTACCTGTCCGGCGACAAGGACGGCGCCGCCGCGGCCATCCCGCAGAAGCTCATCGACTCCACCACGCTGCTCGGCTCGGTGGACCGGATCGCGGACCGGATGCGGCAGTACGCCGAGGCCGGTGTCACCACCCTGACGCTGTCCCCGGCCGGCTTCACGCTGGACGAGCGGCTGGCCTCGCTGCGCGCCGGCGTCGAGGCGGTGGAGCGCGCCGGACTGGCGTAG
- a CDS encoding DUF5703 family protein: MPEYEFVDVYVPRGVSRKDATRLLTDHAEYGHWELDRLSLHRDGSRRVRLRRRIIRQVRATW, translated from the coding sequence ATGCCGGAATACGAATTTGTCGACGTGTACGTGCCGCGCGGGGTCTCCCGCAAGGATGCGACGCGCCTGCTGACGGACCATGCAGAGTACGGACACTGGGAGTTGGACCGATTGAGCCTGCACCGCGACGGCAGTCGCCGGGTGCGTCTGCGGCGGCGGATCATCCGCCAGGTGCGGGCCACATGGTGA
- a CDS encoding chaplin, whose amino-acid sequence MRQVTRKGLTIVAAATGVLAVTGGYAHADSGANGSASGSPGVASGNNVQVPVEVPVNVCGNTVNVIGLLNPAMGNKCANHTSHDSGYGGESGGGHHQPPGGGSHAGGHTGGSPGIGSGNHVEVPVEVPVNVCGNSIGIVSVGNPTTGDDCANPGGEQATPPSTPPTTPGQPHHPGKPGTPGEAVKPVTRALHPTASRPNQPETQSVAQPKAESQLAMTGSSLPVGATGALAAGALLGGAVLYRRSRTGA is encoded by the coding sequence ATGCGACAGGTCACGCGCAAGGGCCTGACCATCGTGGCGGCCGCGACCGGCGTGCTCGCCGTCACCGGCGGCTACGCGCACGCCGACTCGGGTGCGAACGGAAGCGCGTCGGGCTCGCCCGGCGTCGCCTCCGGCAACAATGTGCAGGTGCCGGTCGAGGTCCCGGTCAACGTCTGCGGCAACACCGTGAACGTCATCGGGCTGCTCAACCCGGCGATGGGCAACAAGTGCGCCAACCACACCTCCCACGACAGCGGCTACGGCGGCGAGAGCGGCGGCGGCCACCACCAGCCGCCCGGCGGCGGGTCGCACGCCGGCGGCCACACCGGTGGCTCGCCGGGCATCGGCTCGGGCAACCACGTCGAGGTACCGGTGGAAGTGCCGGTCAACGTGTGCGGGAACTCCATCGGAATCGTCTCGGTCGGCAACCCCACCACGGGCGACGACTGCGCCAACCCGGGCGGTGAGCAGGCGACGCCGCCGTCCACGCCGCCGACCACCCCCGGGCAGCCCCACCACCCGGGCAAGCCGGGTACGCCGGGTGAGGCCGTCAAGCCCGTGACGCGGGCGCTGCACCCGACCGCGAGCAGGCCCAACCAGCCGGAGACGCAGAGCGTCGCCCAGCCCAAGGCCGAATCCCAGCTCGCCATGACCGGCAGCTCGCTGCCCGTCGGCGCGACGGGCGCCCTCGCCGCGGGCGCGCTGCTCGGCGGCGCGGTGCTCTACCGCCGGTCCCGGACCGGCGCCTAG
- a CDS encoding M20/M25/M40 family metallo-hydrolase, with translation MSEPSTGRAVSGQDEVVDLCRELIQIDTSNYGDHSGPGERKAAEWVAEKLAEVGLEPKIFESHPGRASTVARIEGEDPSRPALLIHGHTDVVPANAADWTHHPFSGEIADGCVWGRGAVDMKDMDAMTLAVVRDRLRTGRKPPRDIVLAFLADEEAGGTWGARHLVDNHRDLFDGVTEAISEVGGFSFTVNEQRRLYLIQTAEKGMHWMKLSVAGTAGHGSMIHRDNAITELSEAVARLGRHQFPVRVTKTLRHFLDELGDALGTELDPEDMQETIAKLGGIAKLIGATLSNTANPTQLGAGYKVNVIPGEATAHVDGRFLPGYEDEFLADLDRLLGPNVRREDVHADKAVETTFDGALVEAMQTSIAAEDPIGKAIPYMLSGGTDAKSFVELGIRNFGFAPLQLPPELDFAGMFHGVDERVPVDGLKFGVRVLDRFIDAS, from the coding sequence GTGAGCGAGCCGAGCACGGGCAGGGCGGTCTCCGGACAGGACGAGGTCGTCGACCTCTGCCGCGAACTGATCCAGATCGACACCAGCAACTACGGCGACCACTCGGGCCCCGGCGAGCGCAAGGCCGCCGAGTGGGTCGCGGAGAAGCTCGCCGAAGTGGGCCTCGAACCGAAGATCTTCGAGTCGCACCCCGGCCGCGCCTCCACCGTGGCCCGTATCGAGGGCGAGGACCCGTCGCGGCCCGCGCTCCTCATCCACGGCCACACCGACGTCGTCCCGGCCAACGCCGCGGACTGGACCCACCACCCCTTCTCCGGCGAGATCGCCGACGGGTGCGTGTGGGGCCGCGGCGCCGTCGACATGAAGGACATGGACGCGATGACCCTCGCGGTCGTCCGCGACCGGCTGCGCACCGGCCGCAAGCCCCCGCGCGACATCGTCCTCGCCTTCCTCGCCGACGAGGAGGCCGGCGGCACCTGGGGCGCGCGCCACCTCGTCGACAACCACCGGGACCTCTTCGACGGCGTCACCGAGGCGATCAGCGAGGTCGGCGGCTTCTCCTTCACCGTTAACGAGCAGCGCCGGCTCTACCTCATCCAGACCGCCGAGAAGGGCATGCACTGGATGAAGCTGAGCGTGGCCGGCACCGCCGGGCACGGCTCGATGATCCACCGGGACAACGCCATCACCGAGCTGTCCGAGGCCGTCGCCCGGCTCGGCCGCCACCAGTTCCCGGTCCGCGTCACCAAGACGCTGCGCCACTTCCTCGACGAACTCGGCGACGCGCTCGGCACCGAGCTCGACCCCGAGGACATGCAGGAGACGATCGCCAAGCTGGGCGGCATCGCCAAGCTGATCGGCGCGACCCTGAGCAACACCGCGAACCCGACGCAGCTCGGCGCCGGGTACAAGGTCAACGTCATCCCCGGCGAGGCGACCGCGCACGTCGACGGGCGCTTCCTGCCGGGGTACGAGGACGAGTTCCTCGCCGACCTCGACCGGCTCCTCGGCCCGAACGTCCGGCGCGAGGACGTGCACGCCGACAAGGCCGTCGAGACCACCTTCGACGGCGCGCTCGTCGAGGCCATGCAGACCTCGATCGCCGCCGAGGACCCGATCGGCAAGGCCATCCCGTACATGCTCTCCGGCGGCACCGACGCCAAGTCCTTCGTCGAGCTGGGCATCCGCAACTTCGGCTTCGCCCCGCTGCAGCTGCCGCCCGAGCTGGACTTCGCCGGCATGTTCCACGGTGTCGACGAGCGCGTCCCGGTGGACGGCCTGAAGTTCGGTGTGCGGGTGCTCGACCGCTTCATCGACGCGTCCTGA